One genomic region from SAR92 clade bacterium H455 encodes:
- a CDS encoding aspartate kinase, whose protein sequence is MSLIVHKYGGTSVGTVERIKAVAEKIASKHRSGDKIVVAVSAMSGETNRLIGLANAIHDEPNLREMDVLVSTGEQVTIALLCIALEAAGVSARSYTGGQVRILTDEAHGKARIKEIDSHRIHGDLDAGRVVVVAGFQGADDAGNITTLGRGGSDTTAVALAAALKADECQIYTDVDGVYTTDPRVVPNARRLDKITFEEMLEMASQGSKILQIRSVEFAGKYNVPLRVMSSFDDGPGTLISLEDDDQMEKPVVSGIAFNRDEAKLTIRGIPDQPGVAYKVLGAISEANIEIDVIVQNVAKDNSATITFTVHRNDLARASKLLEQIAADLGAEEVSSNDEIVKVSIVGVGMRSHAGVAATMFEALAAEGINIQLITTSEIKITVVIEERYLELAVRSLHSAFGLEQ, encoded by the coding sequence ATGAGTTTAATAGTTCACAAATATGGCGGTACCTCTGTTGGCACCGTTGAGCGTATAAAAGCGGTTGCTGAAAAGATCGCCTCCAAGCACAGATCAGGCGACAAAATTGTCGTTGCCGTATCGGCCATGAGCGGCGAGACCAATCGTTTGATTGGCTTGGCAAACGCTATCCATGACGAACCTAACCTTCGTGAGATGGATGTACTGGTCTCCACCGGCGAGCAGGTCACTATCGCGTTGTTGTGTATAGCACTGGAAGCTGCAGGCGTCTCTGCGCGCTCCTACACTGGCGGTCAGGTGCGTATTCTTACCGACGAAGCCCACGGCAAGGCCCGCATCAAAGAAATTGATAGCCACCGCATTCACGGCGATCTAGATGCCGGCAGAGTAGTGGTTGTAGCTGGCTTCCAGGGTGCCGATGATGCAGGCAATATTACCACTTTGGGTCGTGGCGGTTCAGACACCACTGCAGTGGCTCTGGCAGCGGCTCTTAAGGCCGATGAGTGCCAGATCTATACCGATGTAGATGGTGTTTACACCACCGATCCCAGAGTCGTGCCTAACGCCCGTCGGCTGGACAAGATTACCTTTGAAGAAATGTTAGAAATGGCCAGCCAAGGCTCAAAGATACTGCAGATTCGCTCAGTCGAGTTTGCCGGCAAATACAATGTACCACTGCGTGTAATGTCCAGTTTTGACGATGGCCCGGGCACGCTGATCTCTCTTGAGGATGACGACCAAATGGAAAAACCAGTAGTCTCAGGCATAGCGTTCAATCGCGACGAAGCCAAACTCACTATCCGCGGTATTCCTGATCAGCCCGGAGTCGCCTATAAAGTGTTGGGCGCCATCAGTGAAGCCAATATTGAAATTGATGTGATTGTGCAGAACGTCGCCAAAGATAACTCGGCGACTATCACCTTCACCGTGCATCGCAATGATTTGGCCCGCGCCTCGAAACTGCTTGAGCAAATTGCCGCAGATCTCGGCGCCGAAGAGGTCAGCTCTAACGATGAAATCGTTAAAGTGTCCATCGTTGGTGTTGGTATGCGTTCGCACGCTGGTGTAGCGGCAACCATGTTTGAAGCACTGGCTGCCGAGGGCATCAACATTCAGTTAATTACTACCTCAGAAATCAAAATAACAGTGGTAATTGAGGAACGGTACTTAGAATTGGCAGTAAGGTCTCTGCATTCGGCCTTTGGTCTTGAACAATAA